A region of Carassius auratus strain Wakin chromosome 41, ASM336829v1, whole genome shotgun sequence DNA encodes the following proteins:
- the LOC113059736 gene encoding calbindin-like, whose protein sequence is MANAYLQGVEISASQFLDIFHHYDIDGNGYIEGKELQNFIRELQQARKQAGLELTDKMKAFVEKYEQNADGKIGIIELVQILPTEENFLLFFRQQLKSCAEFMEAWRNYDADHSGYIEADELKNFLKDLLQRAKKPYDEKKLEEYTLTTLKIFDSNKDGKLCLSEMARLLPDQENFLLKFQGVKMARKEFNKIFELYDQDRNGYMDENELDALLKDLCEKNNKVLEVSKIPTYKSTIMALSDGGKLYRTELALVLCAEEM, encoded by the exons ATGGCAAACGCGTACCTGCAAGGAGTAGAGATTTCAGCATCTCAGTTCCTGGATATATTCCATCATTATGACATCGATG GTAATGGATATATCGAGGGGAAGGAGTTACAGAATTTTATCAGAGAACTTCAACAAGCTCGAAAACAAGCAGGACTG gaactaACAGACAAGATGAAAGCCTTTGTGGAGAAATATGAACAAAATGCTGACGGGAAAATAGGTATCATTGAG CTGGTTCAAATACTACCTACAGAGGAAAACTTCTTGCTATTTTTCAGGCAACAGCTGAAATCCTGTGCAGAATTTATGGAG GCTTGGAGAAATTATGATGCTGATCACAGTGGATACATCGAAGCTGACGAACTCAAG aattttttaaaaGACCTGCTTCAGAGGGCTAAAAAACCATATGATGAGAAGAAACTAGAGGAGTACACACTAACTACG ctgaaaATATTTGATTCTAATAAAGATGGGAAATTATGTCTGTCAGAAATGGCACG GCTTTTACCGGACCAGGAGaattttttactaaaatttcAG GGGGTAAAAATGGCCAGAAAAGAGTTCAACAAGATCTTTGAGTTATATGATCAG GACAGGAATGGTTACATGGACGAAAATGAGCTTGACGCCCTCCTTAAAGacctttgtgaaaaaaataacaag GTTCTTGAAGTCAGCAAAATCCCGACGTATAAGAGCACCATCATGGCTCTGTCTGATGGAGGCAAGCTCTACAGAACAGAGTTAGCGCTGGTGTTGTGCGCAGAGGAGATGTGA
- the LOC113059737 gene encoding purine nucleoside phosphorylase-like, whose amino-acid sequence MHTKENSCCCSFDDCKLTTEWLLSRTRHRPKIAIVCGSGLGLLADSVSNKQTFRYEDIPNFPVSTVPGHEGCLVFGQIKGKSCVFMQGRFHLYEGYSLCKVTFPVRIFKLMGVETIAVTNASGGLCQDFKVGDIMVIKDHINLPGFAGQHPLCGPNDERFGIRFPCMSDAYSKDLRKLVLDITAELGYSNFVREGVYCMVSGPNFETIAEARMLHILGSDSVGMSTVPEVTVAKHCGLRVLGLSLITNKVSLDYSHEEKVNHEEVLHISKMRAEMLQNMLITFIARSDQVETINNSNSIYSNAM is encoded by the exons CTGCTGTTCCTTTGATGACTGCAAACTGACTACAGAATGGCTGCTGAGCAGGACGAGACACAGACCAAAGATAGCTATCGTGTGCGGCTCTGGACTGGGACTTCTCGCAGACAGTGTCTCAAATAAACAGACCTTCCGCTATGAGGACATTCCCAATTTCCCAGTCAGCACAG ttCCTGGTCATGAAGGGTGCCTGGTGTTTGGTCAAATCAAAGGCAAGTCATGTGTCTTCATGCAAGGAAGGTTTCATCTCTACGAGGGTTACTCATTGTGTAAG GTCACGTTCCCCGTACGGATCTTTAAACTGATGGGTGTGGAGACCATCGCTGTGACAAATGCCTCGGGAGGTCTTTGTCAGGATTTCAAAGTGGGAGACATCATGGTCATTAAAGACCATATTAACTTGCCAGGGTTTGCTGGACAGCACCCACTGTGTGGACCCAATGATGAACG ATTTGGGATCCGGTTTCCTTGCATGTCTGACGCATACAGCAAAGACCTGAGGAAACTTGTTTTGGACATCACTGCTGAGCTGGGCTACTCTAATTTTGTGCGTGAGGGTGTCTACTGTATGGTTAGTGGACCCAACTTTGAGACCATCGCTGAGGCACGCATGCTACACATCTTGGGGAGCGACTCTGTTG GCATGAGCACGGTTCCTGAGGTGACTGTAGCCAAGCATTGCGGACTGCGGGTCCTGGGTCTCTCACTCATCACCAACAAGGTTTCTCTGGACTACAGTCATGAGGAGAAAGTGAATCATGAGGAGGTCCTGCATATCAGCAAGATGAGAGCTGAGATGCTCCAGAACATGCTCATTACCTTCATCGCTCGCTCTGACCAAGTGGAGACCatcaacaacagcaacagcatCTACTCAAATGCCATGTAG